In Bacteroidales bacterium, one genomic interval encodes:
- a CDS encoding YceI family protein encodes MKTTWVIDPDHSEIFFKVKHLVIATVTGSFERFEGKMVTQSDNFEDADVEFSADVDSINTNAPDRDKHLRSDDFFDAAHNPKIFFKSKSFKKSGDAYKLTGDITIRGISREVVLDVEYGGAMKDPWGNDKVGFELTGKLNRKDFGLKWNVMTEAGGAVAGDEVKLQLSVELVKQAA; translated from the coding sequence ATGAAAACAACCTGGGTAATCGATCCTGATCACAGTGAAATTTTTTTCAAGGTGAAGCACCTTGTTATTGCCACTGTCACAGGAAGTTTTGAACGCTTTGAAGGTAAAATGGTGACGCAATCGGATAATTTTGAAGACGCCGATGTCGAATTTTCAGCCGATGTGGACAGCATTAATACAAATGCACCTGACAGGGACAAGCACCTGAGGTCAGACGATTTCTTTGATGCAGCCCACAATCCCAAAATATTCTTTAAATCGAAAAGCTTTAAAAAATCAGGCGATGCCTATAAACTTACCGGGGATATTACAATCAGGGGTATAAGCCGTGAAGTAGTGCTCGACGTGGAATACGGAGGTGCTATGAAGGATCCATGGGGAAATGATAAGGTGGGTTTTGAGCTTACAGGAAAATTAAACCGAAAGGATTTTGGACTGAAATGGAATGTAATGACCGAAGCCGGCGGTGCTGTGGCCGGTGATGAAGTGAAGTTGCAGCTTAGCGTTGAACTTGTAAAACAGGCGGCCTGA
- a CDS encoding T9SS type A sorting domain-containing protein produces MRKNYLTFLLVLSGFPLASQLWAQDSLKVNFVGLDTSLKGQNLTLYLRNPQTGVSSDSLMVMPVDTTNFMLGFDSVSPGNYFLDFYVDADGNGRFNTPPDKSWRVELDSFQGDTTINWNFDTNYVDITWPPDTSGGDTTGVDTSLFEVAINFTGFAPHVGQDLYVYVRDASNGDKLDSLAIEPVDSSDFAVVFDSVQGGKNYNIDFWADLDSSGTYNAPPVDHAWRIELMNLMGDTVVDFAHNTDFVDIFPADDTTGGSDSTLNLTINFTGFDSTVGQNFYVYLRDPQTNDFMDSTLITALDSNDFTVVFNNVTVNQNVNVDFYSDVNANGSYDAPPTDHAWRIQLTNLTADTTILFLYDTVYTDIGLGGPITGVADADGEKDFSSYPNPVQDELTVSLNKGGTGLSIYSLTGALVLHRNLTTAERLVKMNVSGLKPGMYILKFTSESGSSQKKFLKE; encoded by the coding sequence ATGAGAAAAAATTACCTTACGTTTTTGTTAGTTTTAAGTGGGTTTCCGTTGGCGTCACAGTTGTGGGCGCAGGATTCTTTGAAAGTAAATTTTGTGGGGCTCGACACCTCGCTCAAAGGACAAAACCTCACGTTATATTTGCGAAACCCGCAGACGGGTGTATCCAGTGATAGTTTAATGGTAATGCCTGTGGATACCACCAACTTTATGCTGGGCTTTGATTCTGTTTCACCGGGCAACTACTTTCTTGATTTTTATGTGGATGCCGACGGTAACGGAAGATTTAATACGCCTCCCGACAAATCATGGAGAGTGGAACTTGACAGCTTCCAGGGTGATACAACCATTAACTGGAATTTTGATACCAATTATGTTGATATTACCTGGCCACCGGATACAAGCGGCGGTGATACAACAGGTGTTGACACAAGCCTCTTTGAGGTTGCCATTAACTTTACCGGTTTTGCTCCGCATGTTGGACAGGATCTGTATGTATATGTAAGAGATGCCTCTAATGGTGACAAACTGGACAGCCTTGCCATTGAACCTGTGGATTCATCAGACTTTGCCGTCGTATTTGATTCCGTTCAGGGAGGTAAGAACTACAATATCGATTTCTGGGCTGACCTCGACAGCAGCGGCACTTACAATGCTCCCCCGGTTGATCATGCATGGCGTATTGAACTCATGAATCTGATGGGCGACACGGTTGTTGATTTTGCTCATAACACTGACTTTGTCGACATATTCCCCGCTGATGATACCACCGGAGGCTCGGATTCGACCCTGAATCTTACAATCAATTTTACAGGATTTGATAGCACGGTCGGTCAGAACTTCTATGTTTACCTGAGGGATCCGCAGACAAATGACTTTATGGATAGTACACTGATAACTGCGCTGGACAGCAACGATTTTACGGTTGTATTCAATAATGTGACCGTAAACCAGAATGTCAACGTCGATTTCTACAGTGATGTAAATGCCAATGGTTCATATGATGCACCACCAACTGACCATGCCTGGAGAATTCAATTGACAAACCTGACAGCCGATACAACCATCCTGTTCCTGTATGACACGGTTTATACCGATATCGGACTTGGCGGACCTATTACAGGTGTAGCCGATGCTGACGGTGAAAAGGATTTCAGTTCCTACCCCAACCCGGTACAGGATGAACTTACTGTAAGCCTCAATAAGGGCGGTACCGGCCTGAGTATTTACAGTTTAACCGGAGCACTTGTATTACACCGGAACCTGACTACAGCCGAAAGACTGGTGAAGATGAATGTTTCCGGATTGAAACCGGGAATGTATATACTGAAATTCACAAGCGAATCCGGTTCAAGTCAGAAGAAATTCCTGAAAGAATAG
- the rsgA gene encoding ribosome small subunit-dependent GTPase A — protein MILEQFGWNDFFNNHYIKNTDPAFKPARVVSLKGFKYHLATEKGELPAELSGKLMYASAPDEMPRVGDWVYYLDYETQGYIMEVFPRLNSLYRKSPGNRSEIQVLAANVDYALIVQGLDRDFNLMRLDRYIVQVTGCGIKPVIVLNKEDLVEDREVYRHEVARLQRDYPVIFCSTINRSEFERSFKPVLQPGKTHIMIGSSGVGKSSIINTLLDEVFLSTREISDSTAKGKHTTTTRDLFMLPDGSMIIDTPGMREFGIALEDEITSSGMFPAIDALAVNCRYADCRHQNESGCAVLEAFQNGTLDAKIYNSYEKLLKEQQHFEIKIEDKKRLGKQFGKMIREAKEYRNKYKY, from the coding sequence ATGATTCTCGAACAATTCGGATGGAATGATTTTTTCAATAACCATTATATTAAAAACACAGATCCTGCCTTTAAACCGGCAAGAGTAGTATCTCTGAAAGGCTTTAAATACCACCTGGCAACCGAAAAAGGCGAACTTCCGGCCGAGCTGTCAGGCAAACTGATGTACGCTTCAGCACCGGATGAAATGCCGCGGGTGGGCGACTGGGTATACTACCTCGATTACGAAACACAGGGTTACATTATGGAGGTTTTCCCAAGATTGAATTCACTTTACAGGAAAAGTCCCGGAAACCGCAGTGAAATACAGGTTCTCGCAGCAAACGTAGATTATGCCCTGATTGTCCAGGGCCTTGACCGCGATTTTAACCTGATGAGGCTCGACAGGTATATTGTACAGGTTACAGGATGCGGAATTAAACCGGTTATTGTCCTGAATAAAGAAGACCTTGTTGAAGACCGGGAAGTATACCGCCATGAAGTGGCACGACTGCAACGGGATTATCCTGTGATATTCTGCAGTACGATTAACCGGTCTGAATTCGAACGGTCGTTTAAACCGGTATTGCAGCCCGGTAAAACACACATTATGATCGGTTCATCAGGTGTGGGCAAGAGTTCTATAATCAATACGCTGCTTGATGAGGTATTTCTATCGACACGTGAAATCAGCGATTCCACTGCCAAAGGAAAACATACGACAACAACCCGTGATCTATTTATGCTGCCTGATGGCAGCATGATCATTGATACCCCCGGTATGCGCGAATTCGGCATCGCTCTTGAGGATGAGATCACTTCTTCGGGTATGTTTCCGGCCATTGATGCACTTGCAGTGAACTGCAGGTATGCCGACTGCCGGCACCAGAATGAAAGCGGGTGTGCTGTGTTGGAAGCCTTTCAGAATGGCACCCTGGATGCAAAAATCTATAACAGCTATGAAAAACTTCTGAAAGAGCAGCAGCATTTTGAAATAAAAATTGAGGATAAAAAGCGCCTCGGCAAACAATTCGGCAAAATGATCCGTGAGGCGAAGGAGTATCGCAACAAGTATAAGTATTAA